The following nucleotide sequence is from Coriobacteriia bacterium.
AACCGGTATCGACGGCATCAAGATCGACACCTCGGTCGGGCGCGGGGCCAAGGGGCTCGACAGGGCGATGCAGGATGACGGCAACGACGGCTCGGCCGGCTCGGGACACGCGGTCCTGCCGGTGGTTCCCGGCCGAGACGTGCTCACCGTCGACATCACCTTCGACAACCCATAGCACCGCCGTTGACCGCGGTCGCATTGCTTCTCGCACGCGTTCTCGGCTCGGGTAGAATGGGCGCCATGAAAACCACCACCTATCACGACACGCGCGGTTTGGACAAAGCGGCCCGGACGTTTACCGAGGTCATCGTCAGCGGCATCGCGCCGGGCGGCGGCCTCTACGTCCCCGACACGCTGCCTGCGTTCTCGCTCGACGAGATCCTGGCGTTCTCGGAGTGGCCATATTGGCGCCGGGCCGCTGCGGTGTTCTCGCGCTTTGGCGTCGACATCCCGTCGGACCGCGTCGACGTGCTCATGCAGCAGGCGTACGGCGACCAGTGGGACGACGAGCGCATCGCTCCAGTCGAGGAAGTCGTGCCGGGCACGTGGGTGCTCGAGCTTTGGCACGGGCCAACGAGCGCTTTTAAGGACATGGCGCTGCAGTGCATGCCGCTGTTCTTCTCCGAGTCGGTCGACCGTCGGCGTCAGCGCGGCCTTGAGGACGACAACTACCTCGTGCTCGTGGCGACGTCAGGCGACACCGGCAAGGCCGCGCTAGAGGGTTTCGCTGATCGCGACTACACGAGCATCATCGTGTTCTACCCTGCCGATGGCGTCTCGGACATCCAGCGCAAGCAGATGGTGACGCAGCACGGCGAGAACGTGGGCGTCTTCGGCGTGCGCGGCAACTTCGACGACTGCCAGAACGCCGTCAAGGCCGCCTTCGCGGACACCGCATTCGCAGCCGAGCTCGCCGAGAAGCACCGACTTCGCCTGTCCAGCGCCAACTCGATCAACTGGGGTCGTCTGCTTCCGCAAATCGCCTACTACATCAGCGCGTATGCCGATATGGTCGCCGCTGGCGGCGTTGTCGCTGGCCAGCCCATCGACGTCTGCGTGCCAACCGGCAACTTCGGCAACGTCCTTGGCGCGTACTACGCCAAGCGCATCGGCGTGCCAATCGGCCGCATGATCGTGGCCAGCAACGAGAACCGCGTGCTTGCCGACTTCATCGCCTCGGGCGTCTACGACATCTCGAGCCGCGAGTTTGTGGTCACTCCCTCCCCTTCGATGGACATCCTGATCTCGAGCAACCTCGAGCGTCTCCTCTACGAGATAACACGCGACTCTGACAAGGTCGTCGAGTGGATGTCGTCGTTGGCAAGCGAAGGCCGGTTCCAAGTCGACCCCGCTACCTTCCGAGAGATTCGCGAGCTGTTCAGTGCGGACTACGTGAGCAACGACGAGTCGCTCAAGACCGTTCGCGAGGTCTACGAGGACAGCAACTACCTCATCGATCCGCACACTGCCGTGGCCTGGGAGGTCGCCGAGCGTATGCGCGAGCGCGATCCGGTGCTCGTGGTGTCGACGGCCCACTGGGCCAAGTTCGGCGGCGACGTCTTCAAGGCGCTCGCGCAGCTGCCTTACGACGAGGTGCTTCCCGATGGTATCCGCGAACTGACCGGCGTCGAACTGCTGGCGCAGGTCACCGAGCTCGCGGGCGAAGAGGTCGCGATTCCCAAGTCGCTCTCCGAGCTCGACAGCCTCACGGAGCGCTTCACCAACATCGTCAACACCGGCCGAGACGGCATCGAGGGCGCAGTTCGCAGCTGGCTGGCGTAGCAGCGTACCAGCGTTCGAGCGCGCCCATCTCACACGCTCGATTCGGCACCGTATCGTTAGCGTGCGAGGCTGCGCGCTCGCCTACCATTGCACAATGGCAGAATCTGAAAGCACCGCACCCGGCCGAGCAGCTCGGCCTGACACACCTCGCAATCGTCGCCCAGTCGGGCTGATCGTGCTGGCGCTCTTCGTCCTGGCGGCGGCAGCGATCGCGTGGCGAATCGACCGCGACACTCACCACCCGCGCCTGCAAGAAGTGACCGTCGCCGTGCCCGGCCTGACTCACGAGGTCGACGTCTTGCAACTCTCCGACCTCGGCGGGATCCACTTCGGCGCCCAGCAAAGCCAGCTTGAAGCGCTCATCGCCGGTCGGCGGTTCGACACGGTTGTCCTAACCGGCGACATTCTCGGCGTGGAGGACTACAGCGCAGTGTGGGAGCTGGGCGCGCTAGCCAAGGCGCATTCGGCGCGCGTTTGGTACCTGCCCGGCAACCACGACCTTCGCCCGGTCGGCGCCGGCCTTGCCGAGAGGGGCGTGCCCACGTTGCCGCAGGACAGAGCGGTGGTGCTCGCTGACTTCGACCCCCAAGGCAAGCAGGCGGCGCTCGTCTACGGCCGCAACTCCGACACCATCGCGACCGCCAAGGGGCTCGGCGCCAAGCTGCTCGTCATCGCCTCGCACACGCCACCCGACACGCATCGCCTCGCCGCCGGCCTTGCGCTGGGCGGCGGCACGCACATCTTCATCGCAGGGCACACGCACGGCGGGCAGATCCGCCTGCCGTTCATCGGCGCACTCGGCGCGCCGCTGTCGTGGCCCTACGAGCAGCGCGCTCCGGCGCGAGGCAACGAGATGACGGTGCTGCCGGATCTCAAGGGTCGCTTCGTCGACGGCATGTACGTCCGAGACGGGCAGCGCATCTTCGTCTCCCAAGGCCTGGACGCCAACACCACAGGCATCCGTTTCGGTGCTCAAGCCGAGATCGTGGCGTATCGTTTCGTCCCGGCGCCGGCGAAGTAGCCGCGCCCTTTGGCGCGGCCCGAAAGGAGCGCTCTGGTGGCACAGGCAGTTGAGGTCATCCGAATCGATGGCGGCAGCGTCAACGCCTACCTTCTCAAGAATGGCGACCGCTTCGTGCTGGTCGACACGCTCACGCGGGGTAAGCGGGCCTCGCTCGAACGCCAGCTTGCGGCCGCCGGGTGCTCGGCGAGCAAGCTGGGGCTCATCGTGGCTACGCATGGGGACTCCGACCACGTAGGCAGCTGTGCCTACCTGCGCGACAAGATGGGCGCACCCATCGGAATGCACGAGCGCGAGGCTGTAGTGGCCGAGACGGGCGACATGCGAGCCGCTCGGCCGCACGCCAAGGAAGCGATCCGCGTCATCTTCGGCGTGCTTATGCCGCTCTTCGGGCTGCGCAAGAGCGACCGCTTCACTCCGGACGTCTTGCTTGCAGACGGTGACGACCTGTCCGCCTACGGCGTGGATGCGCGCGTCCTCTACCAGCCAGGACACTCCGAGGGCTCGATCAGTGTGCTGACCGCCAACGGCGACCTGATCTGCGGCGACCTGATGACCAACACCGGCGCTCCGCAGGCCAACACGCTCGTCGATGACGCCGCCGAGATGGCGGCAAGCGTCGCGCGTGCCCGCCAAGCCGGGGCCCGCACCGTCTATCCGGGCCACGGCAAGCCGTTCGCCATGAGCGAGCTGAGATAGAGCCGCTTCCGTCGGCACACCAGGCACCGGTGATGACCGCGCCTCGCGTGGAAACAACCTCCTTGTGAGTGTCATTTCTGGAGGTGCCCGTCATGCCCCGACCGATCGTGCTCGTGCACGGCATGTTCATGACGCCGTTGTGCTGGGAGCAGTGGGTCGTACATTACGAGCACGCCGGTCGGCCGGCGATTCCGGTGGCTTGGCCGGGCCGAGATGCGCTCGTCTCCGACCTGCGCGCGAAGCATCCCGACCCCGAGCTCGGCAAGCTCACCCTCACCGACGTCGTCGAGCATCTCTCGACCAAGATCGCTCAGCTGCCCGAGAAGCCGCTGCTCATCGGCCACTCGATGGGCGGGCTGATCGTTCAGCTGTTACTGCAACGCGATCTCGCACTCGCGGGAGTGGCAATCGACTCCGCGCCCCCGGCCGGGGTCTTCTCGGCGGCGCCATCGTTCCTCAAAGCTAACTGGCCGATGGTCGACCCGTTCGTCTCGATGCACGAGCCGCACATGATGTCGTTCGACCAGTTCGCGTACGCGTTCGCCAATACACTGGCCGAAGAGGAGCAGTACGCCGCCTACGAGCGCTACATGGTCCCCGAGTCTCGCGCTGTGCCACGCGAGTCGCTGGGCAAGGAGGGCCACATCGACTTCACCGCGCCGCATCCACCGTTGCTGCTCATCGCTGGCGGCGCAGATCACATCATCCCGCCCAAGCTCAACGAGTCCAACTTCGAGCGCTACCACGCCAGCCCGGGCCTGACCGAGTACCGAGAGTACCCCGGCCGAGACCATCTCACGATTCTTGAGGCCGGCTGGGAGGAACTAGCGGACTACTCGCTTTGCTGGATGGACTCGGCGGTCAAGTAGGGCCAGCAGGTGCGCCTCAGGCGACGGACGGAGGGAGGCTTCGGCTATACTCTCGGCTCAACATCGCCCAGGGAAAGCGCACCATGGCCGACGACGATCGCGAAGTCCTCCAACGATTCCTCGACAACCTCTTCCGACATACCAAGCGGGTGTCTCGGCTGGACGTGATTCTGCGCGCCCAAACGCTCGACCTCGACGACGACCTCTTGCCACTCTTCGAGAACCTGCCGAGCGGCCAGGCGTACACCCGCGACAAGCTCGCCGACCAGCTCAACTCGGCGATCGTCGGGCACGGCTGGAGCCGGCGCTACGGGACGGTC
It contains:
- a CDS encoding metallophosphoesterase — protein: MAESESTAPGRAARPDTPRNRRPVGLIVLALFVLAAAAIAWRIDRDTHHPRLQEVTVAVPGLTHEVDVLQLSDLGGIHFGAQQSQLEALIAGRRFDTVVLTGDILGVEDYSAVWELGALAKAHSARVWYLPGNHDLRPVGAGLAERGVPTLPQDRAVVLADFDPQGKQAALVYGRNSDTIATAKGLGAKLLVIASHTPPDTHRLAAGLALGGGTHIFIAGHTHGGQIRLPFIGALGAPLSWPYEQRAPARGNEMTVLPDLKGRFVDGMYVRDGQRIFVSQGLDANTTGIRFGAQAEIVAYRFVPAPAK
- a CDS encoding alpha/beta hydrolase produces the protein MPRPIVLVHGMFMTPLCWEQWVVHYEHAGRPAIPVAWPGRDALVSDLRAKHPDPELGKLTLTDVVEHLSTKIAQLPEKPLLIGHSMGGLIVQLLLQRDLALAGVAIDSAPPAGVFSAAPSFLKANWPMVDPFVSMHEPHMMSFDQFAYAFANTLAEEEQYAAYERYMVPESRAVPRESLGKEGHIDFTAPHPPLLLIAGGADHIIPPKLNESNFERYHASPGLTEYREYPGRDHLTILEAGWEELADYSLCWMDSAVK
- a CDS encoding MBL fold metallo-hydrolase; translated protein: MAQAVEVIRIDGGSVNAYLLKNGDRFVLVDTLTRGKRASLERQLAAAGCSASKLGLIVATHGDSDHVGSCAYLRDKMGAPIGMHEREAVVAETGDMRAARPHAKEAIRVIFGVLMPLFGLRKSDRFTPDVLLADGDDLSAYGVDARVLYQPGHSEGSISVLTANGDLICGDLMTNTGAPQANTLVDDAAEMAASVARARQAGARTVYPGHGKPFAMSELR
- the thrC gene encoding threonine synthase, producing MKTTTYHDTRGLDKAARTFTEVIVSGIAPGGGLYVPDTLPAFSLDEILAFSEWPYWRRAAAVFSRFGVDIPSDRVDVLMQQAYGDQWDDERIAPVEEVVPGTWVLELWHGPTSAFKDMALQCMPLFFSESVDRRRQRGLEDDNYLVLVATSGDTGKAALEGFADRDYTSIIVFYPADGVSDIQRKQMVTQHGENVGVFGVRGNFDDCQNAVKAAFADTAFAAELAEKHRLRLSSANSINWGRLLPQIAYYISAYADMVAAGGVVAGQPIDVCVPTGNFGNVLGAYYAKRIGVPIGRMIVASNENRVLADFIASGVYDISSREFVVTPSPSMDILISSNLERLLYEITRDSDKVVEWMSSLASEGRFQVDPATFREIRELFSADYVSNDESLKTVREVYEDSNYLIDPHTAVAWEVAERMRERDPVLVVSTAHWAKFGGDVFKALAQLPYDEVLPDGIRELTGVELLAQVTELAGEEVAIPKSLSELDSLTERFTNIVNTGRDGIEGAVRSWLA